The sequence CCATCGTCGCCGCAAGTCCGCGTTTCAGTAGCACCGGCTTGTTCACTTCTCCGGCAGCCTTCAGCAGCTCGAAGTTCTGCATGTTGCGCGCGCCGATCTGGATGATATCGACATAATCGAGCGATGGCTCGATGTGCGCCGGGTCCACGATTTCGCTGATGGTCAGAAGGCCGTATTCATCCGCGGCTTCACGTAGAATACGCAGTCCGTCCATGCCGAGCCCTTGGAAATCGTAAGGCGAGGTGCGAGGCTTGAACGCGCCGCCACGCATGACGCGAACGCCCGCCTTTTGCAGCGCTGCGGCTACCGCCCGGGTCTGCTTCTCACTCTCGATCGAGCAGGGACCGGCCACCATCAGCGAAGCTCTGCCGCCCACCACTACATCCTGAGGAAGAAGGATAACGGTGTCTTCCTTGCGGGTCTTGCGGCTTACAAGCAGGCTCTTCTTGTGCTCAGCGCTTTGCAGGTCAAGCGATGCCTTGAAGATCTGCTTGAACAGCGTGCGGATTGTGCTTTCGGTGAAGGGTCCCTTGTTTTCGGCAACGAGCTTCTCTAGCATCTTCTTTTCACGCTCGGGATCGAATTTCGGCACTCCCTGCTTCTCCTTGACAACTCCGATGTCTCTTACAACCGTCGCCCGTTCGGAAATCAGCGCGAGCAGTTCGCTGTTGATCTCATCCAGCCTGTTTCTTAATTGTTCCAATTCCGCATTACTCATATTGTGCTGCACTCCCTCTTCTTTTTTTATATCAACGCAAAAAAAGCTCTCCGTCAAGGGACGAGGAGCCGTGGTACCACCCTTATTTAGAGCCGTTCTTCAAAGGCGGAAGAATTAGCTCTGTCTTAAACCCGGTAACGCGGGGCGCGGGCTTCCCTACCCATACCCTGCAAAGGGCACTTCAGGAACCGACTACGAAGTGAACTTCGGCGGCAGTCGTCTCAGAGGCAGCTCTCAGTCTTCGGCATGCCTTCCCTGTTCAGATCCGGAATTTGCGCTTACTCTCTTCATCAACGTCTTTACGGTTATTTCTTCTGGTATCTTAATGGATATTATATTTTGTTGCAATAGATTTAATCAACGCGTTAAAGTGCCGAATGATTGGTCATGGCTAAAAATCCTGTTTTCCCAAAAAATGTAGTACCTGTCCATCGCGCTGAATACGATAAAATATACCATCCATTCGGCTGACGAGGAGACGTGACCGTGGAAATCTTTATCGGCTACATTATTCTTGGTCTATCGCTTTCCGCCCCCATAGGACCCATTAACGCCGCACAATTGGACAAAGGCATACGCAGCGGCTTTTGGCACGCCTGGTTTGTCGGGCTTGGCGCCATTTGCGCGGATATTTTATATATGCTGCTTGTCTATTTAGGCGTCATTCATCTGCTGGAGTCCCCTTATATCAAGGCTTTCCTTTGGCTGTTCGGCTTTCTTGTGCTGACCTACACCGGCGTTGAAAGTATTAAGGATGCCGGACATATTTCATTATCGGATTCAAGACGGGAGGAGAACCGGCTCAGTAAGTCCCTGCTGTCCGGATTTCTAATGTCCCTGTTCAATCCGCTGTCGATCCTGTTCTGGCTGGGCATATACGGCTCCGTATTGGCCAAGGCAGCCGAAGAATATCCCATGCGGCAGCTGCTTCTTTACAGCAGCGGTATAGTTCTGGGCATTCTTCTATGGGACATCAGCATGGCCGGCGCCGCCAGCTTTTTCCGTAAACTCTTGACGAATCGTGTGTTAAAAGGTCTGTCCGTATTATCCGGGCTGTCGCTGGTCGGCTTCGGTCTTTACTTTGGCTTGGAAGCGGCCCGGCTGCTCTTTC is a genomic window of Paenibacillus durus ATCC 35681 containing:
- a CDS encoding bifunctional 3-deoxy-7-phosphoheptulonate synthase/chorismate mutase, with protein sequence MSNAELEQLRNRLDEINSELLALISERATVVRDIGVVKEKQGVPKFDPEREKKMLEKLVAENKGPFTESTIRTLFKQIFKASLDLQSAEHKKSLLVSRKTRKEDTVILLPQDVVVGGRASLMVAGPCSIESEKQTRAVAAALQKAGVRVMRGGAFKPRTSPYDFQGLGMDGLRILREAADEYGLLTISEIVDPAHIEPSLDYVDIIQIGARNMQNFELLKAAGEVNKPVLLKRGLAATMEEFLHAAEYIMSRGNTQVMLIERGIRTYEKWTRNTLDISAVPILKQESHLPVLVDVTHSTGRKDILVPCAKAALAAGADGIMVEVHPDPATALSDAAQQLNIDEFNTFFDEVKASGLYRQ
- a CDS encoding LysE family translocator, producing the protein MEIFIGYIILGLSLSAPIGPINAAQLDKGIRSGFWHAWFVGLGAICADILYMLLVYLGVIHLLESPYIKAFLWLFGFLVLTYTGVESIKDAGHISLSDSRREENRLSKSLLSGFLMSLFNPLSILFWLGIYGSVLAKAAEEYPMRQLLLYSSGIVLGILLWDISMAGAASFFRKLLTNRVLKGLSVLSGLSLVGFGLYFGLEAARLLFPR